GTGCTCGATGACGGTGTCGACGGATGCCCAGCTCGTCTCACCCTCGGACACCGACTTGGAGACGATTCCCTTGGTCAGGGTGAAGTTGGGGTCACCGAGGGGGAAGCCTGCGGAGTAGACCTCGGTGGCGGCGGGGATCTCACCCTCGTGCCAGTCGAGGTAGGGGTAGGTTCCGGCTGGCAACTGCACGACGGCGATGTCGAGGCACTCCGACGAGCCGAGCACCTGGGCGTTGAGGGTCTTCGACTGGTCGCCGCCGCGCCACACCTCGAGGGTGCCTGCTCCCACGACAACGTGGTTGTTGGTGATGGCGAGGCCGTCCGGGGAGATGAGGAAGCCCGAGCCGCGGCCGGCTCCCTCGTAACCGCCGTAGGACGGGTCGACGAAGGTGCCGACTGCTTCGAGTTGGATGGTCGCCGACTGCACATCGTCGAAGCCGACACCGGATTCGGTGGCGACGGGGGTGGGCGCGCCGCCGAAGCAGGCGCTGAGGGCGAAGGTGGATGCGAGTGCCGAAGCCACGAGCGCTCCGCGTGCGACGCGGGCCTCCCGGTTGCGGACGGAGGACGGTACCGACATGGTGATTTCTCTTTCGGATCGGGTGTACCAGCGAGCGAGGCCCAAAATGGCTGCGCCCGGTCGTCCGCCGGTGCGGTCGACATGTCGACGATGGCCGTCCCGGCGTCCTGCCCGTCAGGGTCAGCGGTCCTCACTTGTCGGGCGCGCACCCGGGCGCCGTGTCCCGCGTTAACGGGCAAGCGCCCGGGGGACCGCAGTCCTCCCGGGCGCTCCGTCGACCCGCACACCCGATTAGCGCGTCGGCGGTCGGGGGGCGGCGAGCACAACTGCGCCCGCCGCGAGCACGATGGACACGAGGAGGATGCTCAACCAGATCACTCGGGGGCCTCGCATCCTTCGCATACCGGCGCGGCACCCGGAAAGGTTCCGGGCACACGCCCGTCGACCTCGGGGGTGGGGCATCCCGAGAGCGACAGGACCACGAGCAGCGTCGCCGCTGTGGTCATGGTTCGTCCGTGCACCCATCCAGGGTCGTGCGCCCGGCGTCCCGGAGTGCAGGTGTCGGTGTCCCGAGTTGTGTCCTAACTCGCGGCGCCCTCGTCCGGTTGACCGAATCCGGCTTCGCGCGCGAGGACGATGAGTCCGCTGCGGTCGGACGCGCCGAGCTTGCCGATGATGCCGTACACGTAGTTGCGCACGGTTTTGCTCGTGAGCACGAGCGCCCTGGCGATTCGCGGGTTGTCGTATCCGCGGGCGATGAGTTCGAGCACTTCGTTTTCGCGATCGGTCAGTTCGGGGAAGGGTGAGCCTCCTGAGCTCTTGGCGCCGCTCAGGTAGGCGACGGCACGCTTGACGACGTCGGGCCCGAGGAGCATGGAGCCGTCGGCGACGGCGTGGACCGCGCGCTCGACTTCTTGGGGTGTCGCGGTCTTCAGCAGGTATCCGCGCGCGCCCGAGCGCACGGCTGCGAAGACGGACTCATCGTCGCCGAGCATCGTGAGCACGAGCACCCCGGTCTCCGGATGCTCGCGCACGATGGCTCGCGTGGCGTCGATGCCCGATCCCGTACCGAGGTCCAGGTCCATGAGTACAACGTCAGGCCTGGTCTCGCCGACGACGGCGATCGCTTCCTCGACGCTCGCGGCGGCGCCGACAACGGCGACCCCGTCGAGGGTTTCGAGCATCGACGTGATGCCGACCCTGAACAGGGGGTGGTCGTCGACCACCACGATCGAGATGGTGCGCTGCTGCGTCATGCCCCTGCCCTTCCGAAGCCAACGATGATGGTGGTGCCGACTCCCGGTTCGGAGTCGACGGTGAGCCGTGCATCCACGGCGTTCGCGCGTTCGCGCATTGATGTCAGTCCGAGCCCCGGTGATTCCGTGTGCTCGAAGCCGCGACCGTCGTCGGCGATGGCCAAACAGATGGTGCGATCGAGTTGCGTGGCGATGTCGATGGAGATGGTGCGTGCGTCGCCGTGACGCACAGCGTTGTGCACGGATTCCGCCGCGATGAAGTACGCGGCCTCACGCTGGAGAGCGGTGAGGTGTGACGCTGCCGGTGCATCGACGGTGATCGTGACGCCCGCGCCAGAGAAGTCCTCGGCGAGCGCGCGGAGTCTCGCGGCGAGATCCGGGTGATCGCCCACGGTGTCCATGGCCCGCACGATGCTCCGTACGGAGGTCAGACGCGATCGCAGGTCGTCGGTGAGTCGTTCGAGCAGGCTTCTGGCTTTGTCTGGCGAGGTTTCCACGAGGTTGGATACTCCGGCGAGGCCGAACCCGATACCGGCGAGCGCCGGCCCGATGCCGTCGTGCAGTTCGCGACGGATGACGCGGCGCTCCTCCTGGCGAACGGCGAGTACGTCGTCTCTGGCCCGTTCGAGCTCTTCATTGGCGCGTGCAAGTTGCACCGCGGCGGCCACCACCCCGGACAGCTCTTCCAGCGCCCGCACAACTCGACCGCTCACGCGGTCCCCGCGGCGGGGTGTCACGTCTATCCAGCCGAGGTGCGACGAGCCTGCACGGAGCTCGATCTGCGTGACCGTGCCGACGGGGCGTCCCACCACGGTGAGCGCCTCGTCCTCACCGACACTTCGGATGCTCACGGAGCCGAGCCGGTAGGCGTTGCGGAGGGCGTCGGCGAGTTCACGGAGTCCTTCGCTGCCCGATTCGAGGTCCCCAACCCTCTCGCCGAGGGTGCGGATGAGTTCCGTCGGTCCCGCCCCGCTGCTGTACACGAGGCGATCCACACGAACTTGCAGCCATGACCTGAGCGGTTGGATGCCGAGCGCCACGATGAGCGCTGCCGCAATTCCGACGGCGTACGGTTCCCCGTCGAGGATGCTGTTCAGCACCGAGACGAGCACGAGGTAGCCAGAGACGGCGATCACAACGAGGATCGCCCACAGCAGCACACGGTTCACCGCAACGTCGATCCCTCGAACGCGGGAACCGAGCACAATGACGAGGATGGCCGCCGGGTAGAACACTTGGCCGACGACGGGGGCGATCATCCCGAAGTCCCACACCCACCCGGGTACACCGTCGAGGTCGGGGAGGATGAGCGCCCCGTAGGAGAGCGTGAGGAAGATGTGCCCGGTCACGAGCCAGCCGAGGCCGCGTCGTTGCTCACGCCCGAGGGAGAGCCAGCGCCGGAGGATGATGACGGCGGTCACGGTGGACACGCTCACGGCGATGACCACCACGATGCCGTAGATACCGGGGAGTTGCTCCTGGTACGCGGCATCCGGGATCGCAAACGGGTTGAGCGGCCCGCCCACGGACTGCTGTGTGAATGCCGCGACGAAGCCGACGGTGGCGCACGCGACGGCGATCGCAATGAGCGCACGGTAAAGGGGCGTGATCGCGCCGATGAGGAGGAGCGGGATGATCGTCGTCATGATCGTTCCCGGGATGTAACCCCACCCCGCCGCGTGGGCCAGGAAGCCCCACAGCGGCAGGCCGGGGACCGCGAAACCGAGTAGTCCCCACTGCACCCCCAGGGCCGCGATTCCGGAGCCGATCGAATGTACGGCGAGAATGCCGGCAACGGGGTGCGGGCGGCGGGCGATGAGCAGAGCGCTCAGCGGACCGTAGATGAGGGCGACGACAACGCCGATGTCATCGAATCGGGACTGCACGATCGCGGGAGATGCCGAAAGGAAGACCCCTTCGACGGGCAGGTCTCGCAGTTCGAAGGCCCACGCGATGAGCACCGACGCGATGGCCGGCGCCCAGGATGCCACGAGCACAACGAGCGCGAGTGTCCTGCGCACGGTGGCCCGGCGCATCATGCCGGAACCTCCACGATGAGCAGCAGCCCATCCGAATCGCGCTGCGCGCGCACAACCCCGCCGAGGTCCTCGGCCCGACCGGCGATCGAGGCGACAACAACGTCCGTGTCAGAGCCGCGGGCATCGCCATCGTGGGTGAGGGTCACCACGGCGTCGCGTTGAGTGACCTCGACGTCGATCCCGATACGGGACACGCGGGGCGTGCGCCGCGCCAGGAGCACCGCCTCGGCCGCGACGTGGTACACCGCCGCCTGACGCGTGGAGTCGAGATCACACGTCTCGTTGGCGTGCACGTCGACTCGGATATCGGCCGAGCTGAAGCGCTCCCCCAACTCCGTGAGCGCCGCCTCGAGGTCACCGGCGTCGAGGGAGCCGGGGAGGAGGGTGCGAGCGAGGTCGCGAACGTCGTTGGTGCGGGCGGCGATGGAGAGCCGCACCGCGTCGATAGCAGCGCGCGCGGTGCTCGGTTCGTCCAGCGTGGAGGGAATCGCGTCGAGGTCGTCGACGGTGGCCTCGAGGGCGGGAGCCAATC
This genomic window from Antiquaquibacter oligotrophicus contains:
- a CDS encoding response regulator, translating into MTQQRTISIVVVDDHPLFRVGITSMLETLDGVAVVGAAASVEEAIAVVGETRPDVVLMDLDLGTGSGIDATRAIVREHPETGVLVLTMLGDDESVFAAVRSGARGYLLKTATPQEVERAVHAVADGSMLLGPDVVKRAVAYLSGAKSSGGSPFPELTDRENEVLELIARGYDNPRIARALVLTSKTVRNYVYGIIGKLGASDRSGLIVLAREAGFGQPDEGAAS
- a CDS encoding sensor histidine kinase, with translation MMRRATVRRTLALVVLVASWAPAIASVLIAWAFELRDLPVEGVFLSASPAIVQSRFDDIGVVVALIYGPLSALLIARRPHPVAGILAVHSIGSGIAALGVQWGLLGFAVPGLPLWGFLAHAAGWGYIPGTIMTTIIPLLLIGAITPLYRALIAIAVACATVGFVAAFTQQSVGGPLNPFAIPDAAYQEQLPGIYGIVVVIAVSVSTVTAVIILRRWLSLGREQRRGLGWLVTGHIFLTLSYGALILPDLDGVPGWVWDFGMIAPVVGQVFYPAAILVIVLGSRVRGIDVAVNRVLLWAILVVIAVSGYLVLVSVLNSILDGEPYAVGIAAALIVALGIQPLRSWLQVRVDRLVYSSGAGPTELIRTLGERVGDLESGSEGLRELADALRNAYRLGSVSIRSVGEDEALTVVGRPVGTVTQIELRAGSSHLGWIDVTPRRGDRVSGRVVRALEELSGVVAAAVQLARANEELERARDDVLAVRQEERRVIRRELHDGIGPALAGIGFGLAGVSNLVETSPDKARSLLERLTDDLRSRLTSVRSIVRAMDTVGDHPDLAARLRALAEDFSGAGVTITVDAPAASHLTALQREAAYFIAAESVHNAVRHGDARTISIDIATQLDRTICLAIADDGRGFEHTESPGLGLTSMRERANAVDARLTVDSEPGVGTTIIVGFGRAGA